A region from the Streptosporangium sp. NBC_01756 genome encodes:
- a CDS encoding RNA polymerase sigma factor yields the protein MTVGDPHRVVEAVWRIESARVIAGLARMVHDVGLAEELAQDALVIALEQWPTSGVPDNPGGWLMLTAKHRAIDLLRRRTRYEQKLEEVGRDMEIRQESAEAELDDALDDHIGDDLLRLLFTACHPVLSTEGRLALTLRLLGGLTTEEIARAFLVPEPTVGQRIFRAKRTLAEKRVRIEMPAPAELDDRLSSVLEVVYLIFNEGYSATAGDDWMRPSLCEEALRLGRILAALMPGEAEVHGLVALMEIQASRTRARTGPDGKAVLLLDQDRGLWDRLLIRRGLDALGRAEALGTLGPYGLQAAIAACHARAPSAGDTDWERMAALYRVLAHVAPSPVVELNRAVAVGMAYGPARGLEIVDRLVTERALGGYPQLPAVRGDLLAKLGRHGEAREEFGRAAELTRNERERSVFLDRAAAGD from the coding sequence ATGACGGTTGGTGATCCTCATCGGGTGGTCGAGGCGGTCTGGCGGATCGAGTCCGCCCGGGTGATCGCGGGACTTGCCCGGATGGTGCACGATGTCGGGCTGGCCGAGGAACTGGCGCAGGATGCCCTGGTCATCGCACTGGAGCAGTGGCCGACGTCGGGCGTGCCGGACAATCCAGGCGGCTGGCTCATGCTCACCGCCAAGCACCGGGCGATCGACCTGCTGCGCCGCAGGACCCGCTACGAGCAGAAGCTCGAAGAGGTCGGCCGGGACATGGAGATCCGCCAGGAGTCGGCCGAGGCCGAGCTGGACGACGCCCTCGACGACCACATCGGTGACGACCTGCTGCGCCTTCTCTTCACCGCCTGCCACCCCGTGCTGTCCACCGAGGGGCGCCTGGCGCTCACCCTCCGCCTGCTCGGCGGCCTGACGACGGAGGAGATCGCGCGCGCCTTCCTGGTGCCCGAGCCGACCGTCGGGCAGCGGATCTTCCGGGCCAAGCGCACCCTCGCCGAGAAGCGGGTGCGGATCGAGATGCCCGCGCCGGCCGAGCTGGACGACCGGCTCTCATCGGTCCTGGAGGTCGTCTACCTCATCTTCAACGAGGGCTACTCGGCGACCGCCGGCGACGACTGGATGCGCCCGTCCCTCTGCGAGGAGGCGCTGCGCCTGGGCCGGATCCTGGCGGCCCTCATGCCGGGGGAGGCCGAGGTGCACGGCCTCGTCGCCCTGATGGAGATCCAGGCGTCCCGTACCCGTGCGAGGACGGGCCCGGACGGCAAGGCCGTCCTGCTCCTCGACCAGGACCGCGGCCTGTGGGACCGGCTGCTCATCCGCCGTGGGCTGGACGCGCTCGGGCGGGCCGAGGCGCTCGGCACACTGGGCCCGTACGGCCTGCAGGCCGCGATCGCCGCCTGCCACGCCCGCGCGCCGTCCGCCGGGGACACCGACTGGGAACGGATGGCCGCCCTCTACCGGGTGCTCGCCCACGTCGCCCCCTCCCCCGTCGTGGAGTTGAACCGCGCCGTCGCGGTGGGTATGGCGTACGGCCCGGCGCGGGGCCTGGAGATCGTGGACCGGCTGGTGACGGAGCGGGCGCTCGGGGGCTATCCGCAACTGCCCGCCGTACGGGGCGATCTGCTCGCGAAGCTGGGCCGCCACGGTGAGGCGCGCGAGGAGTTCGGCCGGGCGGCCGAACTCACCCGTAACGAGCGCGAGCGGTCCGTCTTCCTCGACCGGGCGGCCGCCGGCGACTGA
- a CDS encoding YciI family protein yields MRYMIILKVTSQPATPPPAELMQAIAKLGEEATGAGALLDTAGLAPSAQGARVELVGGKLSVTDGPFAEAKELVSYSLFQVRSKEEATEWTSRFLKVHRDHWEGWEGEADILRVFGPEDFAAPA; encoded by the coding sequence ATGCGATACATGATCATCCTCAAGGTCACCAGCCAGCCCGCCACCCCGCCGCCCGCCGAGCTGATGCAGGCCATCGCCAAGCTCGGGGAGGAGGCCACCGGAGCCGGTGCCCTGCTCGACACCGCCGGGCTGGCTCCGAGTGCCCAGGGCGCACGGGTCGAGCTCGTCGGCGGGAAGCTGAGCGTCACCGACGGCCCGTTCGCCGAGGCGAAGGAACTGGTCAGCTACTCCCTCTTCCAGGTCCGGTCGAAGGAGGAGGCCACCGAGTGGACCTCCCGTTTCCTGAAGGTCCACCGCGATCACTGGGAGGGCTGGGAGGGCGAGGCCGACATCCTCCGCGTCTTCGGCCCCGAGGACTTCGCCGCCCCCGCGTGA
- a CDS encoding ArsR/SmtB family transcription factor encodes MARAATTTDAFNAVAEPRRRQILDVLADGERSVNDLVMLLGLAQPLVSKHLRVLREVELVEVRDEGRQRMYRLNGHSLKPIYDWVKNYEQSWSQRFDRLDVVLEELKEREDGDDGGNE; translated from the coding sequence ATGGCAAGAGCGGCTACCACAACGGACGCGTTCAACGCGGTGGCCGAGCCCCGGCGGCGGCAGATCCTGGACGTCCTCGCCGACGGGGAACGGTCCGTGAACGACCTCGTCATGCTGCTCGGCCTGGCGCAGCCACTGGTGTCCAAACACCTGCGGGTGCTGAGGGAGGTGGAGCTGGTGGAGGTGCGAGACGAAGGGCGGCAGCGCATGTACCGGCTCAACGGTCACTCCCTCAAGCCCATCTACGACTGGGTGAAGAACTACGAGCAGTCGTGGTCGCAGCGCTTCGATCGGCTGGATGTCGTGCTGGAGGAACTCAAGGAAAGGGAGGATGGAGATGACGGCGGTAACGAGTAG